One Mailhella massiliensis DNA segment encodes these proteins:
- the rpsL gene encoding 30S ribosomal protein S12, giving the protein MPTIQQLIRIERKKVVKRKKTPALQECPQRRGVCTRVYTTTPKKPNSALRKVARVRLTNGIEVSAYIPGEGHNLQEHSVVMIRGGRVKDLPGVRYHIVRGTLDTSGVQDRRQRRSKYGAKRPKN; this is encoded by the coding sequence ATGCCTACTATTCAGCAGCTTATCCGTATCGAACGGAAGAAGGTGGTGAAGAGAAAGAAGACCCCGGCTCTGCAGGAATGCCCCCAGCGCCGCGGCGTGTGCACCCGTGTGTACACCACCACCCCCAAGAAGCCTAACTCCGCTCTTCGTAAGGTCGCCCGTGTGCGCCTGACCAACGGCATCGAAGTTTCGGCTTACATCCCCGGCGAAGGCCACAACCTTCAGGAACACTCCGTCGTGATGATCCGCGGCGGCCGTGTGAAGGACCTTCCCGGTGTCCGTTACCACATCGTTCGTGGTACCCTGGACACCTCCGGCGTGCAGGATCGCCGTCAGCGTCGTTCCAAGTACGGCGCCAAGCGTCCCAAGAACTGA
- the rpsG gene encoding 30S ribosomal protein S7, producing the protein MPRKGPIAKREILPDPIYNSRLVARFVNRLMYDGKKGPAETIFYRSLEILGEKTGEEALHAFEKAVENVKPHVEVKSRRVGGANYQVPVEVRPERQISLALRWLITYSRARGEKGMIAKLSAELIDAFNNRGGSVKKKEDTHRMAEANKAFAHFRW; encoded by the coding sequence ATGCCCCGCAAAGGTCCCATTGCAAAAAGGGAAATTTTGCCTGATCCGATCTACAACAGCCGCCTCGTGGCCCGCTTCGTGAACCGTCTCATGTACGACGGCAAGAAGGGCCCGGCGGAAACGATCTTCTACCGCTCTCTGGAAATCCTCGGTGAAAAGACGGGCGAAGAAGCTCTGCACGCCTTTGAAAAGGCTGTGGAAAACGTCAAGCCCCATGTGGAAGTCAAGTCCCGTCGCGTGGGCGGCGCCAACTATCAGGTGCCCGTCGAAGTGCGCCCCGAACGCCAGATTTCCCTGGCTCTGCGCTGGCTCATCACCTATTCCCGCGCCCGCGGTGAAAAGGGCATGATCGCCAAGCTGTCCGCCGAACTCATCGATGCCTTCAACAATCGCGGCGGTTCCGTGAAGAAGAAGGAAGACACCCATCGCATGGCCGAAGCCAACAAGGCCTTCGCCCATTTCCGCTGGTAG
- the fusA gene encoding elongation factor G, producing the protein MSNRTFEIKDLRNIGIMAHIDAGKTTTTERILFYTGVNHKIGETHEGESTMDWMEQEKERGITITSAATHCQWKGRTINIIDTPGHVDFTIEVERSLRVLDGAVAVFDGVNGVEPQSETVWRQANRYNVPRICFINKMDRIGADFFHSVQTIHDRLKANPVMLQLPIGHEDEFRGVVDLIRGKAIMFDKESKGSDFWEEEIPADLMDLYEEKRLEMMEAVAEQDEAMMEKYLEEGTLSEEDLHYCIRKATIAQTIVPVLCGTAFRNVGVQLLLDAIVEYLPSPLDIAEMKGTNPHTDEEVLCPADDKAPLAGLVFKLAADPYIGHLSFFRVYSGFVEPGMSVLNSTSGKTERIGRIVRMHANKREEIKWAGAGDIVALVGLKNVSTGDTLCHDDAPVVLESLDIPDPVIQVAIEPKTKADRDALSAALNKLSKEDPSFRVTGDEETGQTLIAGMGELHLDIIVDRLTREFNVNANVGKPQVAYRETITKPSKSDTKYAKQSGGRGQYGHAVIEVEPNPGKGYEFINSITGGVIPKEYIPAIDKGIQDALKSGVLAGYPAVDVKVNLVFGSYHEVDSSEQAFYVAGSMAIKDAMRKASPVLLEPIMSVEVVTPEDYLGDVMGDLNGRRGKVQAMEARAGAQVISCHVPLSEMFGYATDLRSRTQGRATFSMQFDHYERVPASIAEELVAKKN; encoded by the coding sequence ATGTCCAACCGTACCTTTGAAATCAAGGATCTGCGCAATATCGGCATCATGGCCCATATTGACGCCGGCAAGACGACGACCACCGAACGTATCCTTTTCTACACGGGCGTGAACCACAAGATCGGTGAAACGCACGAAGGCGAGTCCACCATGGACTGGATGGAACAGGAAAAGGAACGCGGCATCACCATCACCTCCGCCGCCACCCACTGCCAGTGGAAGGGCCGCACCATCAACATCATCGACACCCCCGGGCACGTGGACTTCACCATCGAAGTGGAACGTTCCCTGCGTGTGCTCGACGGCGCCGTGGCCGTGTTCGACGGCGTGAACGGTGTGGAACCCCAGTCTGAAACCGTGTGGCGTCAGGCCAACCGCTACAACGTGCCCCGTATCTGCTTCATCAACAAGATGGACAGAATCGGCGCGGACTTCTTCCATTCCGTGCAGACCATCCATGACCGCCTGAAGGCCAACCCCGTCATGCTGCAGCTGCCCATCGGTCACGAAGATGAATTCCGCGGCGTGGTGGACCTCATCCGCGGCAAGGCCATCATGTTCGACAAGGAAAGCAAGGGTTCCGACTTCTGGGAAGAGGAAATCCCCGCCGACCTGATGGACCTGTACGAAGAAAAGCGTCTGGAAATGATGGAAGCCGTGGCCGAACAGGACGAGGCCATGATGGAAAAGTACCTTGAAGAAGGCACGCTTTCCGAAGAAGACCTCCACTACTGCATCCGCAAGGCCACCATCGCCCAGACCATCGTTCCCGTGCTGTGCGGCACCGCCTTCCGCAACGTGGGTGTGCAGCTTCTGCTCGACGCCATCGTCGAGTACCTGCCTTCTCCCCTCGACATCGCGGAAATGAAGGGCACCAACCCCCACACCGACGAAGAAGTGCTCTGCCCCGCCGACGACAAGGCTCCCCTTGCCGGTCTGGTGTTCAAGCTGGCGGCCGACCCCTACATCGGTCACCTTTCCTTCTTCCGCGTCTACTCCGGCTTCGTGGAACCCGGCATGTCCGTGCTGAACTCCACCTCCGGCAAGACGGAACGTATCGGCCGTATCGTGCGTATGCACGCCAACAAGCGTGAAGAAATCAAGTGGGCCGGCGCCGGCGACATCGTCGCTCTCGTGGGCCTCAAGAACGTCTCCACCGGCGATACCCTCTGCCACGACGACGCTCCCGTGGTTCTGGAATCCCTGGACATCCCGGATCCCGTTATCCAGGTTGCCATCGAACCCAAGACCAAGGCCGACCGCGACGCCCTTTCCGCCGCCCTCAACAAGCTCTCCAAGGAAGACCCCTCCTTCCGCGTGACGGGCGACGAGGAAACCGGCCAGACCCTGATCGCCGGCATGGGCGAACTCCACCTTGACATCATCGTGGACCGCCTGACCCGCGAATTCAACGTGAACGCCAACGTGGGCAAGCCCCAGGTTGCGTACCGCGAAACCATCACCAAACCCTCCAAGTCCGACACCAAGTACGCCAAGCAGTCCGGTGGTCGCGGCCAGTACGGCCATGCCGTCATCGAGGTCGAACCCAACCCGGGCAAGGGCTACGAGTTCATCAACTCCATCACGGGCGGCGTGATTCCCAAGGAATACATCCCCGCCATCGACAAGGGTATCCAGGACGCTCTGAAGAGCGGCGTGCTCGCCGGCTACCCCGCCGTGGACGTGAAGGTCAACCTCGTGTTCGGTTCCTACCACGAAGTGGACTCCTCCGAACAGGCCTTCTACGTTGCCGGTTCCATGGCCATCAAGGACGCCATGCGCAAGGCCAGCCCCGTGCTTCTGGAACCCATCATGAGCGTGGAAGTGGTGACTCCCGAAGATTACCTCGGCGACGTCATGGGCGACCTCAACGGCCGCCGCGGCAAGGTGCAGGCCATGGAAGCCCGCGCCGGCGCCCAGGTCATCAGCTGCCATGTGCCGCTGTCTGAAATGTTCGGTTACGCCACCGACCTGCGTTCCCGTACGCAGGGCCGCGCCACCTTCAGCATGCAGTTCGATCACTACGAAAGAGTGCCCGCCAGCATTGCTGAAGAACTGGTAGCCAAGAAGAACTAG
- a CDS encoding sugar O-acetyltransferase has product MTEKEKMIAGMVYSVLDEELTALHRACVDACAMCDRLLPSQLAERKEHLARILGSTGERFLIEPGFMCDYGFNISLGENFFANYGLVILDCAPVRFGDNCFIGPQCGFYTACHPLNAKERASGLEWARPVTVGNDVWFGGHVTVLPGVTIGDGSVIGAGSVVTRDIPSGMVAAGNPCRVLRPITEKDRISARP; this is encoded by the coding sequence ATGACGGAAAAGGAAAAAATGATCGCGGGCATGGTGTACAGCGTCCTTGACGAAGAACTGACGGCCCTGCACCGGGCCTGCGTGGACGCCTGCGCGATGTGCGACAGGCTTCTGCCCTCGCAGCTTGCCGAACGGAAAGAGCACCTTGCCCGCATTCTCGGCAGCACGGGCGAACGCTTTCTCATAGAACCCGGATTCATGTGCGATTACGGATTCAACATCAGTCTCGGAGAAAACTTCTTCGCCAACTACGGGCTTGTGATTCTCGACTGCGCGCCCGTGCGCTTCGGCGACAACTGCTTCATCGGGCCTCAGTGCGGCTTCTACACGGCCTGTCACCCCCTGAACGCGAAGGAAAGGGCCTCCGGTCTGGAATGGGCCAGACCCGTCACCGTGGGAAACGACGTATGGTTCGGCGGACACGTCACCGTTCTGCCCGGCGTAACCATAGGCGACGGCTCCGTCATCGGCGCGGGAAGCGTGGTCACACGCGACATTCCCTCCGGTATGGTGGCTGCGGGCAATCCCTGCCGGGTGCTGCGCCCCATCACGGAAAAAGACAGGATATCCGCCAGACCGTAG
- a CDS encoding Bug family tripartite tricarboxylate transporter substrate binding protein, which yields MNSLFKRLGLAFACTLLAAGSALAAYPERPITMIVPFGAGGSNDLPARVLAGMMEKKLGQPVVVQNVVGAGGTQGTTQIAQAKPDGYTIGFDPTGALCLQPHMKKLPYGVDSFQFIGMATQQPVVLMTGKNAPWKNIEEMVEIVKKAPGKYIVGISGKGNMSHVPVLALAKHYGLKFRYVPYRSTPEIMKEIAADRLQFHADMPVALSQYEVYGLVQFSDKKVDNLPMPNSADIGLNKNFIMWQACIAPKGMPDDVVKVLVDTMREVVNSPEYAEAVRKLSMNPWWMEPEQAQAFYAEEYASYGEALKEALGN from the coding sequence ATGAACAGTCTCTTCAAACGCCTCGGTCTGGCTTTCGCCTGTACGCTGCTTGCGGCCGGATCCGCTCTCGCCGCCTATCCTGAACGCCCCATCACCATGATCGTGCCCTTCGGCGCGGGCGGTTCCAACGACCTTCCCGCCCGCGTGCTGGCCGGAATGATGGAAAAGAAGCTCGGCCAGCCCGTGGTCGTGCAGAACGTGGTGGGCGCGGGCGGCACCCAGGGTACCACTCAGATAGCCCAGGCCAAGCCCGACGGCTATACCATCGGCTTCGACCCCACCGGCGCGCTGTGCCTCCAGCCCCACATGAAGAAGCTGCCCTACGGAGTGGACAGCTTCCAGTTCATCGGCATGGCCACCCAGCAGCCCGTGGTGCTCATGACCGGCAAGAACGCTCCGTGGAAGAATATCGAGGAAATGGTGGAAATCGTGAAGAAGGCCCCGGGCAAGTACATCGTGGGCATTTCCGGCAAGGGCAACATGAGCCATGTGCCCGTGCTCGCTCTGGCCAAGCATTACGGACTCAAGTTCCGCTATGTTCCTTACCGTTCCACGCCGGAAATCATGAAGGAAATAGCCGCCGACCGTCTGCAGTTCCATGCCGACATGCCCGTGGCGCTTTCCCAGTATGAAGTGTACGGCCTCGTGCAGTTCTCCGACAAGAAGGTGGACAACCTGCCCATGCCGAACTCTGCGGATATCGGCCTGAACAAGAACTTCATCATGTGGCAGGCCTGCATTGCGCCCAAGGGAATGCCTGACGACGTCGTCAAGGTACTCGTGGATACCATGCGCGAAGTGGTGAACAGCCCCGAATACGCCGAAGCCGTGCGCAAGCTCAGCATGAACCCCTGGTGGATGGAACCGGAACAGGCGCAGGCTTTCTATGCCGAAGAATACGCCTCCTACGGTGAAGCGCTGAAGGAAGCTCTGGGCAACTAG
- a CDS encoding tripartite tricarboxylate transporter permease — MDMILSTFAEVLSPFPLIMNLVGVMIGMIIGALPGLGSVVAISICLPFTFGMQPLQAMALLLGVYCGSTCGGSIAAVLINTPGTPQSAATSIDGYPMARMGKGGEAIGWALAASIFGGLFSCVILAFAAPSVATFALQFGPLETFGLILMGLTCISSVSGKNQLKGLAAGVIGLLLACVGMSPFTPDARFTFGFYALDGGMDTVAVIVGVFAISEVIDRAERMLHEKQAVVASSSIVKMPRPSDFRGRVRLLIKSSLIGTFIGILPGTGATTAAFIAYGEAQRTSPRRDKFGTGEPDSIVAAESANNAVTGGALVPSLALGIPGDPVTAIMLATFILHGITPGVRLMTDNPGIVYGIFVALAVANLLMWPCCCLTTRIFNYLLKTPEPILMGLITVLCVLGSYGSRGNINDVAVTIGAGIAAYLLRRSGFPMPPIVIGLVLGQQFEMSIGQMTLYKADLGWWEFISQSPIALCLFAVTALILCMPLLRRARARS, encoded by the coding sequence ATGGACATGATACTTTCCACCTTCGCCGAAGTGCTGAGTCCCTTCCCCCTGATCATGAACCTTGTGGGCGTCATGATAGGCATGATCATCGGCGCGCTGCCCGGACTCGGTTCCGTGGTGGCCATTTCCATCTGTCTGCCCTTCACCTTCGGTATGCAGCCGCTTCAGGCCATGGCGCTGCTGCTCGGCGTGTACTGCGGTTCCACCTGCGGCGGCAGCATCGCCGCGGTGCTCATCAATACCCCCGGCACCCCGCAGTCTGCCGCCACCTCCATCGACGGCTATCCCATGGCCCGCATGGGCAAGGGCGGCGAGGCCATAGGCTGGGCGCTGGCCGCCTCCATTTTCGGTGGACTTTTTTCCTGTGTCATACTGGCGTTCGCCGCGCCTTCCGTGGCCACCTTCGCGCTTCAGTTCGGCCCGCTGGAAACCTTCGGCCTTATTCTCATGGGACTCACCTGCATTTCCAGCGTGTCGGGCAAGAATCAGCTCAAAGGCCTTGCCGCAGGCGTCATCGGTCTGCTTCTGGCCTGCGTGGGCATGTCGCCCTTCACGCCCGATGCGCGTTTCACCTTCGGTTTCTATGCGCTGGACGGCGGCATGGATACCGTGGCCGTCATCGTGGGGGTGTTCGCCATTTCCGAAGTCATCGACCGTGCGGAACGGATGCTGCATGAGAAGCAGGCCGTAGTGGCTTCCTCCAGCATCGTGAAGATGCCGCGCCCCTCCGACTTCCGCGGCCGCGTCCGGCTGCTCATCAAGTCTTCCCTCATCGGCACCTTCATCGGCATTCTCCCCGGTACGGGAGCCACCACCGCCGCCTTCATCGCCTACGGTGAAGCGCAGCGCACCAGCCCCCGGCGCGACAAGTTCGGCACCGGCGAACCCGACAGCATCGTGGCCGCAGAATCCGCCAACAACGCCGTGACCGGCGGCGCTCTGGTTCCCTCCCTCGCCCTCGGCATTCCGGGCGACCCGGTCACCGCCATCATGCTGGCCACCTTCATTCTGCACGGCATCACGCCCGGCGTGCGCCTCATGACCGACAATCCGGGCATCGTGTACGGCATTTTCGTGGCGCTTGCCGTGGCGAACCTGCTCATGTGGCCCTGCTGCTGTCTGACCACGCGCATATTCAACTATCTGCTCAAGACCCCGGAACCCATTCTCATGGGGCTCATCACCGTACTCTGCGTGCTGGGTTCCTACGGTTCGCGCGGCAACATCAACGACGTGGCCGTCACCATAGGCGCGGGCATCGCCGCCTATCTTCTGCGCCGCAGCGGCTTCCCCATGCCGCCCATCGTCATAGGCCTCGTACTCGGCCAGCAGTTTGAAATGAGCATAGGCCAGATGACCCTGTACAAGGCCGATCTCGGCTGGTGGGAGTTCATTTCCCAGTCGCCCATCGCGCTCTGCCTGTTCGCCGTCACCGCGCTCATTCTCTGTATGCCGCTTCTGCGCCGCGCCAGGGCGCGGAGCTGA
- a CDS encoding tripartite tricarboxylate transporter TctB family protein produces MKKQDVISGVLLMGLSAVLYTQTLVDPSEIMFEDDIDPMKYPRLLILLLAFLGALLAGRGLCLAPVVSAVPIFSRRTLGIMAVLLVYAAVFTTVGFFVSSFVAAFAVSFIMGWRRLPLLAAVCGLSVVLIWLLYTYVLRIPLPTGTLF; encoded by the coding sequence ATGAAGAAACAGGATGTGATAAGCGGCGTTCTGCTCATGGGACTGAGCGCGGTTCTCTACACGCAGACGCTGGTCGACCCCAGCGAGATCATGTTTGAAGACGACATCGACCCCATGAAGTATCCGCGTCTTCTCATTCTGCTGCTGGCGTTTCTGGGTGCGCTGCTGGCAGGCAGAGGGCTGTGCCTTGCTCCCGTGGTTTCCGCGGTGCCCATTTTTTCCCGGCGTACTCTGGGCATCATGGCCGTGCTTCTCGTCTATGCCGCCGTGTTCACCACGGTGGGCTTCTTCGTGTCGAGCTTCGTCGCGGCCTTTGCCGTGTCCTTCATCATGGGCTGGCGCAGGCTCCCCCTTCTTGCCGCCGTATGCGGCCTGTCCGTGGTGCTGATATGGCTGCTTTACACCTATGTGCTGCGTATTCCCCTGCCCACGGGCACGCTGTTCTGA
- a CDS encoding M20/M25/M40 family metallo-hydrolase → MEGNALLQACERELPAVLGLSERLVNMDSGTDDLPGLRRKAEALKALFEEAGGSVRLLEAAPPKQGKWNVVASFAGKGRAKILVLTHYDTVFPAGEAAKRPFFCDGEKAFGPGVADMQTSLAMILRALPMLRGLEGCDWHTLTVFCNSDEESGSLGSREQIMALARGHDIALNMELSGAEGDLITVSGRGMANGTLRVRGRAAHSAAEPPAGVNAGLELAHQLLQLQGLSRPKLRTAVNATVGSFGSRPNVIPDRAEALLNIRVADAAEFDRVEKDIREIIKNRLFAESEVSFDMDVALMPYGNNPVTLALAEKVRDMARAELGMELGYRHAIGGNDTSFSAQVCPSLDGFGPGCVAMHSPEEYLPVRTVAPRLYLLLRMVQEVCRGNVVPLNASAGEENA, encoded by the coding sequence ATGGAAGGCAACGCGCTTCTTCAGGCCTGCGAGCGGGAGCTTCCCGCCGTACTGGGGCTTTCGGAACGGCTGGTGAACATGGATTCCGGGACCGACGACCTGCCCGGTCTCCGGCGCAAGGCGGAAGCGCTCAAGGCTCTGTTCGAGGAAGCGGGCGGAAGCGTCCGTCTGCTCGAAGCCGCTCCGCCGAAACAGGGAAAATGGAATGTCGTCGCATCGTTTGCGGGAAAGGGCAGGGCGAAGATACTCGTGCTCACCCACTACGATACGGTGTTTCCTGCCGGGGAAGCCGCGAAAAGGCCGTTTTTCTGCGACGGAGAGAAGGCCTTCGGCCCGGGCGTGGCCGATATGCAGACCTCCCTTGCCATGATTCTCCGCGCCCTGCCCATGCTGCGCGGTCTTGAGGGGTGCGACTGGCATACCCTTACGGTCTTCTGCAATTCCGACGAGGAGTCCGGCTCTCTCGGCAGCCGGGAACAGATCATGGCCCTTGCGCGCGGGCACGACATCGCGCTCAACATGGAACTGAGCGGCGCGGAGGGCGATCTCATCACCGTAAGCGGGCGCGGCATGGCCAACGGCACGCTGCGCGTGCGGGGCAGGGCGGCGCATTCCGCCGCCGAGCCTCCGGCCGGGGTGAATGCCGGACTGGAACTCGCGCATCAGCTGCTTCAGCTTCAGGGGCTTTCCCGGCCGAAGCTGCGCACGGCGGTGAACGCCACGGTGGGGAGCTTCGGTTCCCGGCCCAACGTCATTCCCGACCGCGCGGAAGCGCTGCTCAACATCCGCGTGGCGGACGCGGCGGAATTTGACCGTGTGGAGAAGGACATACGGGAAATCATCAAAAACAGGCTCTTTGCGGAAAGCGAAGTCTCCTTCGATATGGACGTAGCCCTCATGCCCTACGGCAATAATCCCGTCACGCTCGCGCTGGCGGAAAAGGTACGCGACATGGCGCGCGCGGAACTGGGCATGGAACTGGGCTACCGCCATGCCATAGGCGGCAACGACACGAGTTTCAGCGCTCAGGTCTGTCCTTCGCTGGACGGATTCGGGCCGGGCTGCGTGGCCATGCATTCGCCCGAGGAATATCTGCCCGTCCGTACCGTGGCGCCTCGTCTGTATCTTCTGCTGCGCATGGTGCAGGAGGTGTGCCGGGGCAACGTGGTGCCTCTGAACGCAAGCGCCGGGGAGGAAAACGCATGA
- a CDS encoding tripartite tricarboxylate transporter permease → MFDISVVLSNLFEPMTLLLMALSACFGIIMGAIPGLSGTLGIALLLPFTFGLEPGVALLMLGSVYCGSEYGGSIPSILINTPGTAAALCTTFDGHTMAQNGQAQKALLTALISSVFGGLFGVCALIFLSVPLAHVAMSFGAPEQFWLCVFALTIIASLSSGQVLKGIIGALLGLLFACVGMDPITGIPRFTFNTMELMNGINVVPALIGLFAIPQALMLLKPAGEHGGMAPYRPAPGVFWQTLKDFFRRIWVVGVAGVVGLIIGIMPGAGGNIATFIAYNEAKRFSRKPEKFGTGIMEGIMAPEVCNNAVVGGAQIPMLTLGIPGSAPAAVMLGALMTHGLKPGFALFTEQSDVVFTYFIGLFLANIMILVLGLVLVRIFVRVLQIPQNFLVVAIIAMSVVGAYSISTSAMDVISMCAGGLIGYILIRYKFGVAPMALGLILGGMMEEGFKLSLHLGAAEGNVVMFFFSRPQSLVLIALTVLSLVYSIWKEISAARKAGQAAG, encoded by the coding sequence ATGTTTGATATCTCGGTCGTTCTTTCCAATCTTTTTGAACCGATGACGCTGCTGCTCATGGCGCTGAGCGCCTGCTTCGGCATCATCATGGGTGCCATACCCGGCCTTTCCGGCACGCTCGGCATCGCGCTTCTTCTGCCGTTCACCTTCGGCCTGGAACCCGGCGTCGCCCTGCTCATGCTCGGCTCCGTGTACTGCGGTTCGGAATACGGCGGCAGCATTCCGAGCATCCTCATCAATACTCCCGGCACGGCGGCGGCGCTGTGCACCACCTTCGACGGGCATACCATGGCGCAGAACGGGCAGGCGCAGAAGGCGCTGCTCACCGCGCTCATTTCCTCCGTCTTCGGCGGACTTTTCGGGGTATGCGCCCTCATCTTCCTTTCCGTGCCTCTGGCCCATGTGGCCATGAGCTTCGGCGCGCCGGAGCAGTTCTGGCTCTGCGTGTTCGCGCTCACCATCATCGCCTCCCTTTCTTCCGGGCAGGTGCTCAAGGGCATCATCGGCGCTCTTCTCGGCCTGCTTTTCGCCTGCGTGGGCATGGACCCCATCACCGGCATCCCCCGCTTCACCTTCAATACCATGGAACTTATGAACGGCATCAACGTGGTGCCGGCGCTCATCGGTCTTTTCGCCATTCCTCAGGCGCTCATGCTGCTCAAGCCTGCGGGCGAACACGGCGGCATGGCTCCCTACCGTCCGGCTCCCGGCGTGTTCTGGCAGACGCTCAAGGACTTTTTCCGCCGCATCTGGGTGGTGGGCGTGGCCGGCGTGGTGGGCCTCATCATCGGCATCATGCCCGGCGCGGGCGGCAATATCGCCACCTTCATCGCCTACAACGAGGCCAAGCGCTTCTCCCGCAAGCCGGAGAAGTTCGGTACCGGCATCATGGAAGGCATCATGGCCCCCGAAGTGTGCAACAACGCCGTGGTCGGCGGCGCGCAGATTCCCATGCTCACCCTGGGCATTCCCGGCAGCGCCCCCGCCGCCGTCATGCTCGGCGCGCTCATGACGCACGGCCTCAAGCCCGGCTTCGCCCTGTTTACGGAACAGAGCGACGTGGTGTTCACCTACTTCATCGGTCTTTTCCTCGCCAACATCATGATTCTCGTTCTCGGCCTGGTGCTGGTGCGCATCTTCGTGCGCGTGCTCCAGATTCCTCAGAACTTCCTGGTGGTGGCCATCATCGCCATGTCCGTGGTGGGCGCGTACTCCATCAGCACCTCGGCCATGGACGTCATCTCCATGTGCGCGGGCGGCCTCATCGGCTACATCCTCATCCGCTACAAGTTCGGCGTGGCGCCCATGGCGCTTGGCCTCATTCTCGGCGGCATGATGGAAGAAGGCTTCAAGCTTTCCCTGCACCTCGGCGCGGCGGAAGGCAACGTGGTCATGTTCTTCTTCTCCCGCCCGCAGAGCCTCGTGCTCATCGCCCTCACCGTTCTTTCCCTCGTCTACTCCATCTGGAAGGAAATCTCCGCCGCCCGCAAGGCCGGGCAGGCCGCAGGATAA
- a CDS encoding Bug family tripartite tricarboxylate transporter substrate binding protein, whose product MKKLSWIIAPVMALSLCAGVTAHAADYPAKPITLMTAFNAGGGSDVSHRLIEKYARGVISQPIVVTYKPGAGGEVGWTWLIGARADGYTVGGVDLPHIVLQPLLRAEGQPGYKTEQLNPLCNLVFDPDVVMVKENSKFKTLEELVNYAKANPGKLKVGTVGKFTGDHLFLMQIEKLTGAKFTQVPYPGGGKAAPALLSGEVDCYFGSTSNFLRMEGARGLAIATKERYDLCPDVPTFKEQGYALESAKYRGIATPPKFPAEAQKYLEAKLAELCANPEYQEAVRGAGLTPYYTNGKEFGEIIQREKDKAVSILKSYGFIK is encoded by the coding sequence ATGAAAAAGTTGTCCTGGATCATCGCTCCGGTCATGGCCCTTTCCCTCTGTGCCGGCGTCACGGCTCATGCTGCGGACTATCCCGCCAAGCCCATCACGCTGATGACGGCCTTCAATGCCGGCGGCGGCAGCGACGTGAGCCACCGCCTCATTGAAAAATACGCCCGGGGCGTCATATCCCAGCCCATCGTGGTGACCTACAAGCCCGGCGCGGGCGGTGAAGTGGGCTGGACGTGGCTCATCGGCGCAAGGGCCGACGGCTACACCGTAGGCGGCGTGGATCTGCCTCACATCGTGCTTCAGCCTCTGCTGCGCGCCGAAGGTCAGCCCGGCTACAAGACCGAACAGCTCAATCCTCTCTGCAACCTCGTGTTCGACCCCGACGTGGTCATGGTGAAGGAAAACAGCAAGTTCAAGACGCTGGAAGAACTCGTCAACTACGCCAAGGCCAACCCCGGCAAGCTGAAGGTGGGCACCGTGGGCAAGTTCACCGGCGACCATCTCTTCCTCATGCAGATTGAAAAGCTCACCGGCGCCAAGTTCACCCAGGTTCCCTATCCCGGCGGCGGCAAGGCTGCTCCTGCGCTTCTGAGCGGCGAAGTGGACTGCTACTTCGGTTCCACCTCCAACTTCCTGCGCATGGAAGGCGCCCGCGGTCTGGCCATCGCCACCAAGGAACGCTACGACCTGTGCCCCGACGTTCCCACCTTCAAGGAACAGGGCTATGCGCTGGAATCCGCCAAGTACCGCGGCATCGCCACGCCTCCCAAGTTCCCGGCCGAAGCCCAGAAGTACCTGGAAGCCAAGCTTGCCGAACTTTGCGCCAATCCTGAGTATCAGGAAGCCGTGCGCGGCGCCGGACTGACCCCGTATTACACGAACGGCAAGGAATTCGGCGAAATCATCCAGCGGGAAAAGGACAAGGCCGTCAGCATTCTCAAGTCCTACGGCTTCATTAAGTAA